A stretch of the Lactuca sativa cultivar Salinas chromosome 9, Lsat_Salinas_v11, whole genome shotgun sequence genome encodes the following:
- the LOC111905929 gene encoding probable LRR receptor-like serine/threonine-protein kinase At1g56130 produces the protein MSTATGDGKQPSTSSSLDSSQPCRLFNFPEILLATDNFNESLVIGHGGFGKVYKGNVINGTIVAVAAVKRLDSMSAQGSTEFWAEVEMLSTLRHCHLVSLFGYCNHEKEMLLIYEYMPNGTLEDHLHKLGTHLSWLQRLKICIGAARGLDYLHTGMGVDFGVIHRDVKTSNILLSENWAAKISDFGLSKIGPTNQRSTYVNTLVKGTFGYLDPDYFFNGRLTRKSDVYAFGVVLLEVLSRKRAVDESLDEEQHNLARWVQESIKEGNLKRVIDYDIRGEISPKCLKGFVRIAERYLHINPKQRPTMAEVVVSLDFVLTLQEKTNSSLKVASRTIFGRMLHMFLFPFPSNANDDSKVLSNSKDNNRNLGDTIGAFNKDFRIPIPSLKVFKFGDLGKATRNFSQDLLLGMGGFGEVFLGWVDKNTLAPSTTEGVGIPVAVKRYSQGLPEWQSVVAILGRLDHPNIINLLGYCDDKEHKCLLVYEYMQNRNLGHFLFGDVSTPLSWRTRVMIMIGVARGLAYMHSSKDQVIHRDVKTSNILLDQDFNAKIGDFGLARFGPEIRKIDASTRIIMGTLGYLDPAYLSNGHLSVKSDVYSLGVVLLETLTGQQAWEMKRHIHDFSLVKWATPFLTDRMKLNKIMDVRLGQNYPLEAAFACATLALRCVAMDRKDRPSSEEVFQSLEQINTIW, from the exons ATGTCCACTGCCACCGGCGATGGCAAGCAaccctccacctcctcctccttagACTCGTCACAACCATGCCGTCTTTTCAATTTTCCTGAGATTCTCTTAGCAACTGACAACTTCAACGAATCTTTAGTAATCGGGCACGGGGGGTTTGGAAAAGTTTACAAAGGAAACGTTATCAACGGAACAATCGTTGCCGTTGCCGCCGTTAAACGATTGGATTCCATGTCCGCTCAAGGTTCAACAGAGTTCTGGGCAGAAGTTGAGATGCTTTCAACCTTGCGTCACTGTCACCTTGTATCTTTGTTTGGTTACTGTAATCATGAAAAAGAGATGCTGCTGATCTATGAATATATGCCCAATGGAACACTCGAAGACCACCTCCATAAACTTGGTACCCATCTTTCATGGCTTCAACGACTCAAGATCTGCATAGGAGCTGCCCGTGGGTTAGACTACCTCCACACTGGTATGGGGGTTGACTTTGGTGTTATACATCGTGATGTCAAGACGTCAAATATCTTGTTGAGTGAAAACTGGGCAGCTAAAATTTCAGACTTTGGGTTGTCCAAAATTGGTCCAACGAATCAACGATCGACTTATGTGAACACACTTGTTAAAGGCACGTTTGGGTATCTCGATCCTGATTATTTCTTCAATGGAAGGCTCACAAGGAAATCTGACGTGTACGCATTTGGCGTGGTATTGTTGGAAGTGTTGTCTAGGAAGCGTGCAGTGGATGAAAGTCTTGATGAAGAGCAACATAATTTAGCAAGATGGGTTCAAGAATCTATCAAAGAAGGCAATTTGAAGCGTGTAATTGATTACGACATAAGGGGTGAAATATCCCCAAAATGTTTGAAGGGGTTTGTTAGAATTGCAGAGAGATATTTGCATATCAATCCAAAGCAGCGTCCTACCATGGCTGAGGTTGTGGTAAGTCTAGATTTTGTATTGACCTTACAAGAGAAAACCAATAGCTCCTTGAAGGTTGCTAGTAGAACAATATTTGGAAGAATGCTACATATGTTTTTGTTTCCTTTCCCCTCCAATG CCAATGATGATTCAAAGGTATTAAGTAATAGCAAGGACAACAATAGAAACCTCGGTGATACTATAGGGGCTTTCAACAAAGATTTCAGAATTCCTATTCCAAGTTTGAAAGTATTCAAGTTTGGTGATTTAGGAAAGGCTACAAGAAATTTTAGTCAAGATTTGCTGTTGGGTATGGGAGGTTTCGGAGAGGTGTTCTTAGGTTGGGTTGACAAGAACACATTGGCCCCATCAACAACAGAAGGTGTTGGAATTCCTGTTGCTGTTAAAAGGTACAGTCAAGGTCTTCCAGAATGGCAG AGCGTGGTGGCCATTTTAGGAAGGTTGGATCATCCAAATATTATTAATCTTTTGGGATACTGCGATGATAAGGAACACAAATGCTTGCTTGTTTACGAGTACATGCAGAACCGAAATCTTGGCCACTTCTTATTTGgag ATGTCTCCACACCACTTTCATGGAGAACACGAGTTATGATAATGATAGGAGTAGCCCGTGGACTTGCTTATATGCATTCCTCAAAAGATCAAGTCATACACCGTGATGTTAAAACCTCTAACATTTTGTTGGATCAG GATTTTAATGCCAAAATCGGGGATTTTGGGTTGGCAAGATTTGGTCCTGAAATCCGAAAAATAGATGCTTCTACACGCATTATTATGGGCACATTAGGTTATTTAGATCCAGCGTATCTAAGCAATG GTCATTTGAGTGTGAAGAGTGATGTGTATAGTTTGGGAGTGGTGTTGTTGGAAACCTTAACAGGCCAACAAGCATGGGAAATGAAGCGACACATTCATGATTTTAGTTTGGTAAAATGGGCAACTCCATTCCTAACAGATAGAATGAAGCTAAACAAGATAATGGATGTGCGTCTTGGACAAAATTACCCCTTAGAAGCTGCTTTTGCATGTGCAACATTAGCATTAAGATGTGTAGCTATGGATCGTAAAGACAGGCCTTCAAGTGAAGAAGTTTTTCAGAGCTTGGAACAAATTAATACTATATGGTGA